A window of Zingiber officinale cultivar Zhangliang chromosome 5A, Zo_v1.1, whole genome shotgun sequence contains these coding sequences:
- the LOC121980273 gene encoding protein EXPORTIN 1A-like, which yields MAERLRDLSQPIDVPLLDATVAAFYGTGSKEERSAADQILRELQNNHDTWLQVVHILQNSQNLNTKFFALQVLENVIKYRWNALPVEQRDGIKNYISDVIVQLSSNESSFRKERLYVNKLNVILVQVLKHEWPARWQSFIPDLLSAAKSSETICENCMAILKLLSEEVFDFSRGEMTQQKIKELKQSLNSEFQLIHELCLYVLSASQRTELIRATLATLHAFLSWIPLGYIFESPLLEILLKFFPMGSYQNLTLQCLTEVAALQFGDFYDPQYVKMYTIFMVQLQTIIPHGTNFAEAYTNGSSEEQAFIQNLALFFASFFKSHIRVLESAPANRGGLLMGLEYLIGISYVDDTEVFKVCLDYWNLLVLELFEAHHNLENPALTASLMRLQPTLMPEVVDGLPSPLVQRRQLYSVPLSKLRTLMICRMAKPEEVLIAEDENGNIVRETMKDIDVLVQYKIMRETLIYLSHLDHEDTEQQMLKKLNKQLSGDEWSWNNLNTLCWAIGSISGSMMEEQENRFLVMVIRDLLNLCEITKGKDNKAVIASNIMYVVGQYPRFLRAHWKFLKTVVNKLFEFMHETHPGVQDMACDTFLKIVQKCKRKFVTTQVGENEPFVSELLSSLSITVSDLQPHQVHSFYESVGQMIQAEPLPAKRDEYLRRLMDLPNQKWAEIIGQASHSVDFLKDQDVIRTVLNILQTNTSAASSLGTYFFPQISLIFLDMLTVYRMYSELISNSIVEGGPFASKTSFVKLLRSVKRETLKLIETFIDKAEDQPHIGKQFVPPMMDPVLGDYARNLPDARESEVLSLFATIINKYKIVMMEYVPRIFEAVFQCTLEMITKNFEDYPEHRLKFFSLLCAIGTHCFQALIQLSSQQLKLVMDSIIWAFRHTERNIAETGLNLLLELLKNFQVSEFCNQFYRTYFLTIEQEIFAVLTDTFHKPGFKLHVLVLQHLFCLVDSGTLTEPLWDSSTVPYPYPNNTMFFRDYTIKLLGSSFPNMSVAEITTFVGGLFESKNDPPNFKNHIRDFLVQSKEFSAQDNKDLYAEEAAVLREQERRRMLSIPGLIAPNERQDEMLDS from the exons GTACTAGAAAATGTCATTAAATACAGATGGAATGCGTTACCAGTTGAACAACGCGATGGAATAAAGAATTACATATCTGATGTCATTGTACAA CTTTCTAGTAATGAATCCTCTTTCCGGAAGGAGCGATTGTATGTTAATAAGCTTAATGTCATATTAGTGCAG GTCTTAAAGCATGAGTGGCCAGCCAGATGGCAGAGCTTCATTCCTGATCTTCTCTCAGCTGCAAAGAGCAGTGAAACAATTTGTGAAAATTGTATGGCTATACTAAAG CTTTTGAGTGAAGAGGTTTTTGATTTCTCAAGAGGAGAGATGACtcaacaaaaaataaaagaactaaagcaGTCATTAAATAG TGAATTTCAGCTCATCCACGAGTTGTGCTTATATGTGCTATCAGCATCTCAAAGAACAGAGCTTATCCGAGCTACTTTGGCAACACTTCATGCCTTTCTATCATGGATTCCACTTGGCTATATATTTGAATCTCCGCTG TTGGAGATACTCTTGAAATTCTTTCCCATGGGATCGTACCAGAACCTTACTCTGCAGTGTTTGACAGAG GTTGCAGCGCTTCAGTTTGGTGACTTTTATGATCCACAATATGTGAAGATGTATACAATATTTATGGTACAATTACAG ACTATTATCCCTCATGGTACAAATTTCGCAGAAGCATACACCAATGGTTCTAGTGAAGAGCAG GCTTTCATTCAAAATCTTGCGCTCTTTTTTGCTTCATTTTTCAAG TCTCACATCCGAGTACTGGAATCAGCTCCTGCAAATAGAGGTGGACTATTGATGGGTCTCGAGTATCTTATTGGTATTTCATATGTTGATGACACTGAAGTTTTTAAG GTTTGCTTGGACTATTGGAATTTACTAGTTCTAGAGCTGTTTGAAGCGCATCACAACTTGGAGAACCCTGCTCTTACTGCAAGCTTAATGCGTCTTCAG CCTACACTCATGCCAGAGGTGGTTGATggccttccttctcctcttgtTCAGAGGCGGCAACTTTATTCAGTTCCACTGTCCAAGTTAAGAACACTCATGATTTGTCGTATGGCTAAGCCAGAAGAGGTTTTGATTGCTGAAGATGAAAATGGCAACATAGTTCGTGAAACTATGAAAGACATTGATGTCCTTGTTCAGTATAAG ATAATGCGAGAAACATTAATATACTTGTCTCACCTTGATCATGAGGACACAGAGCAACAG ATGTTGAAGAAGTTGAACAAGCAATTGAGTGGAGATGAGTGGTCGTGGAACAACTTAAACACATTATGCTGGGCCATTGGATCAATATCAGGATCAATGATGGAAGAGCAA GAAAACAGATTTCTAGTAATGGTCATTCGTGATTTATTGAATCTTTGTGaaattacaaaaggaaaagataaCAAGGCTGTGATTGCGAGTAATATAAT GTATGTTGTAGGACAGTATCCACGGTTTCTCCGAGCCCATTGGAAGTTTCTCAAAACAGTAGTGAACAAGTTATTTGAGTttatgcatgaaacacatccAGGTGTTCAG GACATGGCTTGTGATACTTTTCTGAAAATTGTCCAGAAATGCAAGCGCAAATTTGTGACCACCCAG GTGGGTGAAAATGAACCATTTGTTTCTGAACTTTTATCTAGTTTATCAATTACTGTTTCAGATCTTCAGCCTCATCAGGTTCACTCTTTCTATGAGTCT GTTGGTCAAATGATTCAAGCAGAACCTCTTCCTGCCAAGAGGGACGAGTATCTGAGAAGGTTAATGGATCTTCCAAATCAG AAATGGGCTGAAATCATTGGGCAAGCTAGCCACAGTGTAGATTTCCTGAAAGATCAAGATGTAATTAGGACAGTTCTTAACATTTTGCAG ACAAATACTAGTGCTGCTAGTTCTCTTGGAACATATTTCTTCCCACaaatttctctcatatttttgGATATGCTTACAGTCTACAG AATGTACAGTGAATTAATATCTAACAGTATTGTTGAAGGTGGCCCTTTTGCTTCAAAAACATCTTTTGTTAAGCTTTTGCG ATCTGTAAAACGGGAGACACTCAAGCTGATTGAGACATTTATAGACAAAGCTGAAGATCAACCCCACATTGGCAAGCAGTTTGTGCCACCTATGATGGATCCTGTCCTTGGTGACTATGCCAGAAACTTGCCAGATGCTAGGGAATCTGAAGTATTATCACTCTTTGCAACCATTATAAACAA GTATAAAATTGTGATGATGGAGTATGTACCCCGCATATTTGAAGCTGTATTCCAGTGCACTCTTGAG ATGATCACCAAGAATTTTGAGGACTATCCAGAGCATCGTCTTAAGTTCTTCTCTTTGTTATGTGCGATCGGTACCCATTGTTTTCAAGCTTTAATTCAACTATCAAGTCAG CAATTGAAACTCGTGATGGATTCAATCATTTGGGCTTTTCGCCATACCGAGAGGAATATTGCTGAGACTGGCCTTAATCTTCTGTTGGAGTTACTGAAAAACTTTCAG GTTTCAGAGTTCTGTAACCAATTCTATAGAACATATTTTTTGACAATCGAGCAGGAGATCTTTGCTGTCTTGACAGATACATTCCACAAACCAGGCTTCAAGCTACATGTTTTAGTGCTTCAACATTTGTTTTGCTTG GTTGACTCTGGCACGTTAACCGAGCCACTATGGGATTCTTCTACAGTTCCATATCCATACCCAAACAATACAATGTTTTTTCGAGATTACACCATAAAACTACTGGGATCATCATTTCCAAATATGTCAGTTGCTGAG ATAACTACTTTTGTTGGTGGATTATTTGAGTCAAAAAATGATCCTCCAAACTTCAAGAATCATATTCGAGACTTTCTCGTCCAATCAAAAGAATTCTCTGctcag GATAACAAAGATCTTTATGCAGAGGAGGCTGCAGTACTGAGAGAACAGGAACGCCGGAGAATGTTGTCCATTCCTGGGCTCATTGCCCCAAACGAGCGTCAGGACGAGATGTTGGATTCATAG
- the LOC121980274 gene encoding protein phosphatase inhibitor 2-like, translated as MRCMYFSILDNMKLKSCTFYTSFSGPRVTWNEDNLHEIETNKPVRQKITEPKTPYHPMVDDDGSSSPRRAFDECLDDQEAMGTISDDLSSPSKQFSENGGQPSMGVEAGAMKQDEDSGIDKSRLSFKEHRKAH; from the exons ATGAG ATGCATGTATTTCTCCATCTTGGATAATATGAAGCTTAAGAGTTGCACATTTTATACATCTTTCAGTGGGCCTAGAGTGACATGGAATGAGGACAACTTGCACGAAATTGAAACCAACAAACCAGTGAGGCAGAAAATAACTGAACCTAAAACGCCCTATCATCCTATGGTGGATGATGACG GTTCTTCATCACCAAGAAGAGCTTTTGATGAATGCTTGGATGACCAAGAAGCAATGGGAACTATTTCAGATGATTTGTCTTCTCCAAGCAAACAATTTTCAGAGAATGGTGGTCAACCATCTATGGGAGTTGAAGCTGGTGCCATGAAGCAAGATGAAG ATTCTGGTATAGACAAATCAAGGCTAAGTTTCAAGGAGCACCGCAAGGCTCACTAG